The nucleotide sequence gaGAAAAGGGGATCTATAATAtactgttagtggagctgtgaactgatacaaccattctggggagtaatctggaaccatgctcaaaggaccataaaattgttcatatctttgattcataaataccactactaggtctatatcccaaaaaaattaaagaaaggagaaaagggcctacttgtatagaaatatttgtattatagcagctctttttgtgatagcaaagaactggaaactgaagggatgtttatcaactggggaatgactgaacaagttgtaatatatggTAGTAATGGAACACATTGtgttactatatatactatattatataatatgcagcatgttatataataaattgttatatatattatatcatactaTTATATGACAAACAAGGTTCacaaaaacacctggaaagacttatatggggggcagctgggtagctcagtagattaagagtcaggcctagagacaggaggtcctaggttcaaatctggcctcagatacttcccagctgtgtgaccctgggcaagtcacttgacccccattacctagcccttaccattcttctgccttggagccaatacacagtactgactccaagatggaaggtgaggattttaaaaaaaaaaaagatatcctaaTTCTGTACTTTCATAAAGAGAAAGTTAGGATTGGAGGAACATTTTGCCCACCAATTTAAGAATATGggtaaaataattaaaacagctaacatttacatagtactttctttttttagtactttcttaagttttgcaaagtactttataaatattatatcattttatcctcaacaactctatgaggtaggtgctaaaagtattcccattttacaggaaaggaaactgagatagacagaagttaaatacTTGCAcaggcagggtcacacagctattatatgaggTCCAATTTGGACCCAAGTGTTCCAGTATTTTATCTACTGTACTTCTTCGCTGCCTGGTAGTTAAAGGAAAAGTTTGTTCTGAGTACTGAAAATTTGTGTCtaatttccccctctttccaCTCCATCATGTTCACCCAAAGTCATGGTTTGTATTCCCTGCTTTTTAGAGCCTGAGCACCTAAGATATTGGATCTACAAAACAGGGGGGAGTACCACTTCCACAGAGGAAGATGAGCAATATTTCCCCCAAGCCAGAATGTCTTATGGGAAAATCCCTGCAATAATCAGATGcttatcttctcttctttcctgtaGAAAAACAAAGAAGCTTGTCAAGAAAAACGGAGGTAATGACCTCAAAATGaagaatgcagaatgagacaaatattttcagacatggccattatgaagatttgttttgcttgacatttgttacaagagtttagttttacttttttgtttttcttctcaatgAATTATggtaggaaaaggggaaaaactgCTTCTTGATTtgaacaaaagaaatcaaaggaggaaaaaatacaaattactccAGAGGCTACTAGCATAGACCCAGTGGTAGGAAGACTCtgacccagaaaaagaaaaaagactatttctcttttttgtcttcatatgcCCAGCAACTACCCTAGTGTTTATTTAGCACCTAGAAACCACTTATTAAATTTGTGTTAGATTGAATTGAATGTTGTTAATAAGCTTTTATCAGTGATGATGTTTACATTATCTAGTACATGACTCAATCCCATCCCTATCCCCAGTTAGTCAACATGCCCCCATTAGACTTTATCAGATTtcactaagaaaaataaagtataggAAGCCTGCATGCAACATTCAAATCAATAGGAACTTCCCAGAACTCAATTATCAAAGCAGGGTGCTGGGTCTGGGGGGACATTCACTTCCCACTGACTGTCTTCCTCAAGGCTTCCTTCACATCTTTGTTCCTAAGAGTGTATATAAAGGGGTTGAGTACAGGGGTTACAATGGTGTTCAAAACTGTAATGGCCTTGGTCAAGTCCAGGGAACTCTCAACAGAGGTTCTCACATGCAAGAAAATGGTAGAACCATACCAGATGAGAACCACAGTGAGATGGGAGGAGCACGTGGAAAAGGCCTTGTGTCGTCCCTGGGCTGATGGGATCCTCACAATGGTGGAGATGATGTAGATATAGGAGACCAAGGTGATGATGCAAGAGCCCAAGATGACACAGAAAGCAATGCCAAAAGACACCAGTTCTACCACCCGAGTGTCCGTGCAGGATAACACAATCCATGGGGCAATGTCACAGAAGAAGTGGTTGATGACATTGGAGGCACAAAAGGAGAGGCGAGTGATGAGGACGGTGGGCACAGTGATGGCTGAGAAGCCACACACCCAGGAACCCAAGGCGAGACGGGCTGAGACAGAGTGGGTCATGATGGTGCTGTATCTCAGAGGGTAGCAGATGGCCAGATAGCGGTCATATGCCATCACAGCCAGAAGAAAATACTCAGTGCATCCCAGGGAGAAGACAAAATACATTTGTGTGGCACAACTGATGAAGGAGATGACTTTGCTCTGAGATGCAAAATTAGCCAGGGTCTTAGGGACACAGGCTGTGGTGAACCAGATCTCCAGGAAGGAGAGATTACAGAGAAAAAAGTACATGGGGGTCTGCAGGCGCTGATGGGTCCAGACCAAGGTGATGATGGCCATGTTGCCCATTACAGTGAGCACGTACATGACAAAGAACAGCAGGAAGAGGGATATCTGCAAACCCTGTGTCCCTGGGAATCCCAGGAGAATAAATTCCTCCAAGTTGGATAGGTTCTTCTTTTCCATCCATGCAATGGCAACTGCTAGAATACATAGGATCATACCATTAAGGAAATCCTTAACACAATATTCTCTtttccattcaacaaacacttggtaagtgcctactatgctgAAGTCAACAAATGAAAGGCTGGAGAtatcaaaagaaatttttaaaaagagctcctGCCCTGAGGAAACTCACTCTACTGAGGAATGAGGTACAAGATTCACACAGATAGGTAAAtaatttgaggagaaagagagagcttacaatgcatggcacatagtaggtgtttaataaatatctaattaTTGACAAGAGGGATCAAAAAAGACATGGTGCATGAGCTGAGCTTCAAAAGAAACTAAAGAATTCAAAAGGCAGAAATGATAAGAGAGTTTACTTCAGCATGGAGAATAGACCACCTTTACGAAGACTCAGAAATGAAAGATGAAGTGCTGACTCAAAGGACACCAAGTAGACCAGTCTGACTGGGGATGCCACACCAAGTGAAACTAGATATAGAAATCCTATAAAAACATGATTGCTAAACTTCCATAGAAGAATGTGGTCCCATTTCCTATTATTAAGCACATAGGATTAAGAATTGAGTCATGAAGGTCATCTAGGTGAactattccattttacagatagtttCTGCTGCCTTCTAAGGCACTGTTCTCCAGAGAAGCAAATACCTAGAAATAAGTAGGGAATCTGAGCTCTCCACTCTGTCTAAATGCGGAAATTAGGCTAATCACTGACAATGCTCTGTGCCCTAAGCCTCCATCTGGAAAGGGGAGGAGGGCACAATCTTTCATAAAGATGTGAAAATCCAGAAGATAGAAGAGTAAGATTCTTCAAACCTAATGCTGACTTTCAGACCTGAGAATGAATGCCAACATATCTTCTAGAATAAGAGTGAAGAGAAaattcttctccccaccccccatgccTCTGTTGGGTTCTTCTATGCCGAGGGGCACTGTAAAATAGTGAAAAGAGAGAGGTTGGAGgtagagtcagaagaactggcCTTAAGTCCCGACTCTGCTTGGAATCACTGATTGAGAACTGGAAGGATCTTCATCTTTTTGGGCATTGGTTTCCCCATTTATGAAGCAGAGATATTCTAGAGAATCTGCAGTATTCTTGAGAGGATCTAGTGAAATAACGTACACAAAATGTTCTGTAAAACTTTAATCACCACTCCAATGCCAGCTACTATTATCTCAAACCAGAACAAAACTTCATGGGGGGGTTGGGAGGGGTTAGAGAGATTTCTTCATTGGCGAGCCCCCTATCACTGGAAATACCCAAGCAAAAACTGGATGACCCTTTGTCAAGAGAGAATAAAGCAATGCTTGCACTGGGCTAAGTAAGATAACCACTTAAATGTCTCTCAGTACTGTTcattaatatgattttaaagcTCTGAGTTAATAACAATCAttatagctagcacttatatagtacctaccacgtgtcaggcactgtactaagcactttacaattattatctcatttgggtcAGTCCCTCTTCATTTATTCCAGTATAACATAAGTTcgttgagggcaaagactatttttcattttgccttccAATAATCTTAGCTGGTTCCAGAAAATTGAATTGATGTCACTGTTTAATATCATGAACACCTTTCTCAGCTTTCCCAGCTACCAAACTACCCTGGTAACTCCTTAGAATGTTCCTTATTATTATGGTCCTGATCTCACCGCTATATAGAATTCCCAATAAAGTCATTTCCTCTCCCAGTGAAAACTGTCCTCTGCTCTGCAATGcagagtcttagagaattgcctgggacaTCAAGAGGTTAAACAATTTGCTCAGGATGGCACAGCCTGTGCTGTGTGGCCCTGTATAGTCagtcaggacttgaactgagATCTTACTAGCTGGGAAGTCAACCCTATTCAGTATCCCACACTACCTCTTAGCAACTTTAGTAATAatagcaaaaaatggaaaataatttttgttgttgatgtggGAAGAGCTGGTAAAACTGTGATCTAGggttataatagaatattattgaatcataagaaattatatatgtgaagaaCACCACGAAATAAGGAATATTTACACAACAAAATCAGAACAGTAATGGGATTGTTCATTCAGTTTtgaacccttcccttccatcttagatcagtactgggtattggttccaaggcagaagaatggtaaaggagaggcaatgggggttaaatgacttgcccaggatcatacagcaaagaagtatctgaggtcatatttgaacccaggatctcctagctctcaatctactgagtcacctggcttCCCCCTCTTCActcattttcagtcctgtctgatttttcatgacttcatttggattgttcttggcaaagatactttggcatctccttcttcagctcactcactcaggaactgaggcaaatagaggtaagtgatttgttcagaatcacacagttattaagttctgagatcaaattttatttcaggaagatgagtcttcctgactccagaccagccCTCTATCTACCACATAGTCTAAGGACCTCATAGATTAAGAACTGGAAGTGACCTCTTAGGCCATCCTgtccaatcccatcattttacaaatgaactaagtccaggtcacacaattagtaagcatcagaggtgggatttgaacacaggtcctctaactccagagtTTCTACTTCAGCTGTCCTATGTATCTAATGGAACTGATACATGCATAACAGTGAACTACATGACATCccagttcctttcagctctataaCTCTAAGTGAAATAATAGATG is from Gracilinanus agilis isolate LMUSP501 chromosome 2, AgileGrace, whole genome shotgun sequence and encodes:
- the LOC123236470 gene encoding olfactory receptor 287 → MEKKNLSNLEEFILLGFPGTQGLQISLFLLFFVMYVLTVMGNMAIITLVWTHQRLQTPMYFFLCNLSFLEIWFTTACVPKTLANFASQSKVISFISCATQMYFVFSLGCTEYFLLAVMAYDRYLAICYPLRYSTIMTHSVSARLALGSWVCGFSAITVPTVLITRLSFCASNVINHFFCDIAPWIVLSCTDTRVVELVSFGIAFCVILGSCIITLVSYIYIISTIVRIPSAQGRHKAFSTCSSHLTVVLIWYGSTIFLHVRTSVESSLDLTKAITVLNTIVTPVLNPFIYTLRNKDVKEALRKTVSGK